The following are encoded in a window of Pongo abelii isolate AG06213 chromosome 14, NHGRI_mPonAbe1-v2.0_pri, whole genome shotgun sequence genomic DNA:
- the LOC103892284 gene encoding collagen alpha-1(I) chain-like, producing MPPASLGDHSPGRLLGAGCPARRGRGGASGGRRRGRRGGTAGQAGRRGPALELGGRTGRGGVPRGTLIGEGGGSGPPPLRAARPKTGGEDCARHQEGAQLRLDDARSQSRVSCPGSPAALEGTSMSPAGSELGAPRPPLRPGPLRGRMSQESSLYLCGTDRNPRPAGRTWTERPCSEPGAGRRALVWRLGLPTVRSPEARSSRRDDDGWAGPGVGDSQTPARRDGQLCHPGRGQYFGASVMSPVT from the coding sequence ATGCCACCAGCCTCCCTCGGCGACCACTCGCCGGGCCGCCTCCTCGGGGCGGGGTGTCCGGCGCggcgcgggcggggcggggcgtcCGGAGGGCGGAGGAGGGGCCGGCGCGGAGGGACGGCGGGCCAGGCAGGTCGGCGCGGGCCGGCGCTGGAGCTAGGCGGCCGGACTGGCAGGGGCGGCGTGCCGCGCGGGACCCTCATTGGGGAAGGTGGGGGGTCGGGGCCGCCTCCGCTCCGGGCCGCACGTCCGAAGACCGGAGGAGAGGACTGCGCACGCCACCAAGAGGGCGCACAGCTGAGGCTGGACGATGCGCGGTCTCAGAGCAGGGTTTCCTGCCCAGGGAGCCCGGCTGCGCTCGAGGGGACCTCGATGTCACCGGCAGGGTCGGAGCTCGGTGCACCACGCCCCCCTCTGCGCCCTGGGCCTCTGCGGGGACGGATGTCTCAGGAAAGTAGCCTTTATTTATGCGGCACCGATCGGAACCCGCGGCCGGCCGGGCGGACCTGGACGGAGCGTCCCTGCTCGGAACCTGGCGCGGGGCGCCGCGCGCTCGTGtggcgcctcggcctccccaccGTTCGGTCTCCGGAGGCACGGAGCTCGCGGCGGGACGATGACGGTTGGGCCGGGCCAGGCGTGGGAGACTCCCAGACTCCGGCCCGCCGGGACGGCCAGCTGTGTCACCCTGGACGTGGGCAATACTTCGGAGCCTCGGTTATGTCGCCTGTAACCTGA